In Bradyrhizobium guangxiense, the following are encoded in one genomic region:
- a CDS encoding sulfite exporter TauE/SafE family protein: MIDPLLILIAAVFLLAGFVKGVIGLGLPTVSMGLLAVSMAPGRAIAIVIVPAIVTNIWQTFVGPYLRDILRRLWPLMIGTVVGCWLNAGALTGPHARYGTIVLGVLLVTYAVIGLNKFQFRVAPQNEKWVGGVVGIVTGVISASTGVQVIPSMPFMQAIGMEKDELVQALGVFFTTATLALAFNLTAGGLLTPANAVPGAIGLTMAFAGMFIGQSVRARMPAEAFRRWFLIAMILLGLYLAGGALAKEFA; encoded by the coding sequence ATGATCGACCCGCTCCTCATCCTCATCGCCGCCGTCTTCCTGCTCGCCGGATTCGTCAAGGGCGTGATCGGGCTCGGCCTGCCGACGGTGTCCATGGGCCTGCTCGCCGTGAGCATGGCACCGGGCCGTGCCATTGCCATCGTGATTGTGCCGGCCATCGTCACCAACATCTGGCAGACTTTCGTCGGCCCCTATCTGCGCGATATCCTGCGGCGGCTGTGGCCGCTGATGATCGGCACCGTGGTCGGCTGCTGGCTCAATGCCGGCGCGCTGACAGGCCCGCATGCGCGCTACGGCACGATCGTGCTCGGCGTCCTGCTTGTCACCTACGCCGTGATCGGGCTGAACAAATTCCAGTTCCGCGTCGCGCCCCAGAACGAGAAATGGGTCGGCGGTGTGGTCGGCATCGTCACCGGCGTGATCTCGGCCTCGACCGGCGTGCAGGTGATCCCCTCGATGCCGTTCATGCAGGCGATCGGCATGGAGAAGGACGAGCTGGTGCAGGCGCTCGGCGTCTTCTTCACCACCGCGACGCTGGCGCTCGCCTTCAATCTCACCGCCGGCGGATTGCTGACGCCGGCCAACGCGGTGCCGGGCGCCATCGGGCTCACCATGGCCTTTGCCGGCATGTTCATCGGCCAATCGGTACGAGCGCGGATGCCGGCGGAAGCCTTCCGCCGCTGGTTCCTGATCGCGATGATCCTGCTCGGCCTTTATCTGGCCGGCGGCGCGCTGGCAAAGGAGTTCGCCTGA
- a CDS encoding LysR substrate-binding domain-containing protein — MRFDLVDLQLFIAVADQRSITRGAERSHLALASASARIKGLEDALGVALLKRGRRGVELTAAGESLLDHARLVIHQIDAMRGDLAGFASGVRANVHFLANTSGLSEHLPKALAGFLREHRDIAVDIEERESTDIAAAVTAGAADLGFAAEHALPDHIERFVFSEDRLTLVTSRRGPFAGRRQIDFQEAGSCDFVGLTSATALQMHISKHAARLGMRPHFRARLRDFDAICQMVAADVGVALVPESAARRCAKLMPLAMVRLRDGWANRRLVICARSFKALPRPAKMLVEHLRAEAV; from the coding sequence ATGCGCTTTGACCTCGTCGACCTCCAGCTCTTCATTGCCGTCGCCGACCAGCGCAGCATCACCCGCGGCGCGGAGCGCTCGCACCTCGCCCTGGCCTCGGCCAGCGCCCGCATCAAGGGGCTCGAGGACGCGCTCGGCGTCGCGCTGCTCAAGCGCGGGCGGCGCGGTGTCGAATTGACCGCGGCCGGCGAGAGCCTGCTGGATCATGCGCGGCTCGTGATCCACCAGATCGACGCCATGCGCGGCGATCTCGCCGGCTTTGCCAGCGGCGTACGCGCCAACGTGCATTTCCTCGCCAATACCTCGGGCCTGTCGGAGCATCTGCCCAAGGCGCTTGCCGGCTTCCTGCGCGAGCATCGCGACATTGCCGTCGACATCGAGGAGCGCGAGAGCACCGACATCGCAGCCGCGGTCACCGCGGGCGCCGCCGATCTCGGCTTCGCCGCCGAGCACGCGCTGCCCGACCATATCGAGCGTTTCGTGTTCAGCGAGGACCGCCTGACGCTGGTGACCTCGCGCCGCGGACCGTTCGCCGGCCGGCGCCAGATCGATTTTCAGGAAGCGGGGAGTTGTGATTTCGTCGGGCTGACCAGCGCCACCGCGCTTCAGATGCACATCTCCAAGCACGCGGCCCGGCTCGGCATGCGCCCGCATTTCCGCGCGCGCCTGCGCGATTTCGACGCGATCTGCCAGATGGTCGCCGCCGATGTCGGCGTTGCCCTGGTCCCCGAATCCGCCGCCCGCCGCTGCGCCAAATTGATGCCGCTCGCCATGGTCCGGCTCCGCGATGGCTGGGCCAACCGCCGTCTCGTGATCTGCGCGCGCAGCTTCAAGGCACTGCCCCGGCCGGCCAAGATGCTGGTGGAGCACTTGCGGGCAGAAGCGGTGTGA
- a CDS encoding Bug family tripartite tricarboxylate transporter substrate binding protein: MTISRKLLVELFSRLFLGLFLLLPSAVTAQNFPSKPIKLIVPFPAGGPNDIIARVIGERMSELSGQPVVIDNRGGQGGVLGTDAVSKAQPDGYTIAISSAGALAISPSMEKVAYDTLTDLTPVTLVATVPEMLVVATNVPAKDASELIALAKAQPGKLNFASSGPGSLPHLAGELFKLTARIDIVHVPYRGAAPAVNDLLGQQVQMTFLDLPVLLPQVKAGALRPIAVGSAERAPTAPDVPTLSEAGFPDLRVENWYGMVAPKGTPKEIVTALHTLTTKAMADPTVKEKLAAQGATLVGDEPDHFRSFIADETRKWAKVIKDAGVEMAK; the protein is encoded by the coding sequence ATGACCATCTCGCGCAAGCTGCTCGTTGAATTGTTCTCGAGGCTGTTCCTGGGACTGTTCCTGCTGCTGCCGTCAGCAGTGACGGCGCAGAATTTTCCTTCCAAGCCGATCAAGCTGATCGTGCCGTTTCCGGCCGGCGGCCCCAACGACATCATCGCCCGTGTGATCGGCGAGCGCATGTCGGAGCTGTCGGGCCAGCCGGTCGTGATCGACAATCGCGGCGGCCAGGGCGGCGTGCTCGGCACCGACGCCGTCTCCAAGGCGCAGCCGGACGGCTACACCATCGCGATCTCCTCAGCCGGCGCGCTCGCAATCAGTCCGAGCATGGAGAAAGTCGCCTACGATACGCTGACCGATCTCACGCCGGTGACGCTGGTCGCGACCGTTCCGGAGATGCTTGTGGTTGCGACCAACGTGCCGGCCAAGGACGCCAGCGAGCTGATCGCGCTCGCCAAGGCGCAGCCCGGAAAGCTCAACTTCGCCTCCTCCGGCCCCGGCAGCCTGCCGCATCTGGCCGGTGAGCTATTCAAGCTGACGGCCAGGATCGACATCGTCCACGTGCCCTATCGCGGCGCGGCACCGGCCGTGAACGACCTGTTGGGCCAGCAGGTGCAGATGACGTTCCTCGACCTCCCGGTGCTGCTGCCGCAGGTCAAGGCCGGCGCGCTGCGGCCGATCGCGGTCGGCTCCGCCGAGCGCGCACCGACCGCGCCGGACGTGCCTACTCTTTCGGAAGCGGGTTTTCCCGATCTGCGCGTCGAGAACTGGTACGGCATGGTCGCGCCGAAAGGCACGCCGAAGGAGATCGTCACGGCGCTGCATACACTGACGACGAAAGCGATGGCGGATCCCACAGTGAAGGAGAAACTCGCAGCCCAAGGCGCGACGCTGGTCGGCGATGAGCCGGATCACTTTCGCTCATTCATTGCGGACGAGACCAGGAAGTGGGCGAAGGTGATCAAGGACGCTGGGGTGGAGATGGCGAAGTAG
- the hisN gene encoding histidinol-phosphatase encodes MTVIDFSAFIGRLATASGETILPFFRTSLSIDDKSKTKDFDPVTEADRAAEAVMRRLIKANFPQHGIVGEEFGNEREDADYVWVLDPIDGTKSFIGGFPIWGTLIALLHKGAPVFGMMHQPFIGERFSGDNGSANYKGPSGERRLQVRRCASLAEATTYTTSPLLMNERDRAIFGRIEQGARLSRYGGDCYSYCMLAAGHVDLVVETELKPYDIAALVPIVTGAGGVVTTWEGKPAQGGGRIVAAGDARVHEEALKLLNQ; translated from the coding sequence GTGACGGTGATCGACTTCTCCGCCTTCATCGGACGGCTCGCCACCGCCTCCGGCGAAACCATCCTGCCGTTCTTCCGCACCTCGCTGTCGATCGACGACAAAAGCAAGACCAAGGATTTCGACCCGGTCACCGAGGCCGACCGCGCCGCGGAGGCGGTGATGCGGCGGCTGATCAAGGCCAACTTCCCCCAGCACGGCATCGTCGGCGAGGAATTCGGCAACGAGCGCGAGGACGCCGACTATGTCTGGGTGCTCGACCCCATCGACGGAACCAAATCCTTCATCGGCGGCTTTCCGATCTGGGGGACGTTGATCGCGCTGCTGCACAAGGGCGCGCCGGTGTTCGGCATGATGCACCAGCCTTTCATCGGTGAGCGCTTCTCCGGCGACAACGGCTCGGCCAATTACAAGGGCCCCTCCGGCGAGCGCCGGCTCCAGGTTCGCCGCTGCGCCTCGCTCGCGGAAGCGACGACCTACACCACGAGCCCCTTGCTGATGAACGAACGCGACCGCGCCATCTTCGGCCGCATCGAGCAAGGCGCGCGGCTGTCGCGCTATGGCGGTGACTGCTACTCCTACTGCATGCTGGCGGCGGGGCACGTCGATCTCGTGGTCGAGACCGAGCTGAAGCCCTACGATATCGCAGCCCTGGTCCCGATCGTGACCGGCGCCGGCGGCGTCGTCACCACCTGGGAGGGCAAGCCGGCCCAGGGCGGCGGCCGCATCGTCGCCGCGGGGGACGCCAGAGTTCACGAAGAAGCCTTGAAGCTGCTCAACCAATAA
- a CDS encoding N-formylglutamate amidohydrolase, with protein sequence MTRFDGETSPAFEIVEPAQWRAPVIFNSPHSGSTYPDEFLAASRIDLLTLRRSEDSFMDELIGHLSERGFPTVRVNFPRSYVDVNREPYELDPRMFTGRLPSFANTRSMRVAGGLGTIPRVVGDGQEIYRDRILVDDALGRIETLYKPYHRALRRLINKVHQMFGTVVLVDCHSMPSVGVSRDEPRRPDVVIGDRYGTSCTPLLPDRVEETMAGLGYSIGRNKPYAGGFITEHYGNPASGLHAVQLELNRAIYMDERRRERGPRFAQVATDFGVLADVLATTIPFGDLGPFQAAAE encoded by the coding sequence ATGACCCGGTTTGACGGCGAGACGTCGCCAGCCTTCGAGATCGTGGAGCCCGCGCAATGGCGCGCGCCGGTTATCTTCAACTCGCCCCATTCCGGCTCGACCTATCCGGACGAATTTTTGGCGGCCTCGCGAATCGACCTGCTGACGCTGCGTCGGTCCGAAGATTCCTTCATGGACGAGCTGATCGGCCATCTGAGCGAGCGCGGCTTTCCGACCGTCAGGGTCAACTTTCCCCGCTCCTATGTCGACGTCAATCGCGAGCCCTATGAGCTCGACCCGCGCATGTTCACCGGCCGTCTGCCGAGCTTCGCCAACACCCGCTCGATGCGGGTCGCCGGGGGCCTCGGCACCATTCCGCGCGTGGTCGGCGACGGGCAGGAGATCTACCGCGACCGCATCCTGGTCGACGATGCGCTGGGGCGGATCGAGACGCTGTACAAGCCTTATCACCGCGCGCTGCGCCGGCTGATCAACAAGGTGCACCAGATGTTCGGCACCGTCGTGCTGGTCGACTGCCACTCGATGCCGTCGGTCGGCGTGTCCCGCGACGAGCCGCGCCGGCCCGACGTCGTGATCGGCGACCGCTACGGCACGAGCTGCACACCCCTTCTGCCCGACCGGGTCGAGGAGACCATGGCCGGACTCGGCTATTCGATCGGCCGCAACAAGCCCTATGCCGGCGGCTTCATCACCGAGCATTACGGCAATCCCGCGAGCGGCCTGCACGCGGTGCAGCTCGAGCTCAACCGCGCGATCTACATGGATGAGCGGCGGCGCGAGCGCGGTCCACGCTTTGCCCAAGTGGCGACCGACTTCGGCGTTCTCGCCGACGTGCTGGCGACCACGATTCCGTTCGGCGACCTCGGCCCGTTCCAGGCGGCCGCAGAATAG
- the cpdR gene encoding cell cycle two-component system response regulator CpdR, whose protein sequence is MPKILLAEDDNDMRRFLVKALENAGFQVSSHDNGMAAYQRLREEPFEMLLTDIVMPEMDGIELARRASELDPDIKIMFITGFAAVALNSDSDAPKNAKVLSKPVHLRELVSEVNKMLAA, encoded by the coding sequence ATGCCAAAGATCCTGCTCGCCGAAGACGACAACGACATGCGCCGCTTCCTGGTCAAGGCGCTGGAAAACGCCGGTTTTCAGGTCTCGTCCCACGACAACGGCATGGCCGCCTATCAGCGGTTGCGGGAAGAGCCGTTCGAGATGCTGCTCACTGATATCGTGATGCCGGAAATGGACGGCATCGAGCTCGCGCGCCGGGCCTCGGAACTCGACCCCGACATCAAGATCATGTTCATCACCGGCTTTGCCGCGGTCGCCCTGAACTCGGATTCGGACGCCCCCAAGAACGCCAAGGTGCTGTCCAAGCCCGTGCACTTGCGCGAATTGGTCAGTGAAGTGAACAAGATGCTGGCGGCCTAA
- a CDS encoding response regulator transcription factor, with translation MTRILLIEDDTETADAIVSELTEHGFEVRWAPDGIGGLDRARESSPDALIVDRMLPGMDGLTVIEALRKDQVRTPVLVLSALGAVDDRVRGLRVGGDDYLTKPFALVELVARVEALLRRPIDSRETTLRAGPLELDLIERTARRGEREIDLLPREFRLLEYMMRRSDQLLTRAMLLEEVWNYKFVPATTNLIDVHMGRLRHKVDGSGETQLIHNVRGSGFILRVR, from the coding sequence ATGACGCGCATTCTCTTGATCGAGGACGACACCGAGACCGCCGACGCGATCGTGTCGGAGCTCACCGAGCATGGCTTCGAGGTACGATGGGCGCCCGACGGCATCGGCGGTCTCGACCGCGCCCGCGAATCCTCGCCCGATGCCCTGATCGTCGATCGCATGCTGCCCGGAATGGACGGGCTCACTGTTATCGAGGCGCTGCGCAAGGACCAGGTGAGGACGCCGGTGCTGGTGCTGAGCGCGCTCGGCGCGGTCGATGACAGGGTGCGCGGCCTCCGGGTCGGCGGCGACGACTATCTGACAAAGCCGTTCGCGCTGGTCGAACTCGTCGCGCGGGTGGAGGCGCTGCTGCGCCGTCCGATCGACAGCCGCGAGACCACGCTGCGTGCCGGCCCGCTGGAGCTCGACCTGATCGAGCGGACCGCCCGGCGCGGCGAGCGGGAGATCGATCTGCTGCCGCGCGAATTCCGCCTGCTCGAATACATGATGCGCCGGAGCGACCAACTGCTGACGCGCGCGATGCTGCTCGAGGAGGTCTGGAACTACAAATTCGTTCCGGCGACGACCAATCTCATCGACGTGCACATGGGTCGCCTTCGCCACAAGGTCGACGGCTCGGGCGAGACCCAGCTCATCCACAACGTTCGCGGCTCGGGATTCATCCTGCGCGTCCGCTGA
- a CDS encoding sensor histidine kinase: protein MRQIEFIRSNTFLWTAAVAATLALFVAALFAFIYWKIDDYLVMRSDRMIATQLNFLAELPPARLNDAISDHLKQDSRGVQYAGLFDATGVRLSGNIARLPPQLDLGGPVQSVRLARLAPPAAHEAIVKAAGRRLGNGHILVMGRNVDEMREISSVVGQALLLGLLPAFCFCLLAGAWLSIRAQRRVEQVNRHVQRIVAGNLRERLPQTNADDPFARLARIVNGMLDEMETTINALAGVGNDIAHDLRTPLTRVRLALERGRTHAATLENLQDVVDKSIAGIDQSLAIITALLRLAEIESGNRTAGFGDVALDEILRQVCDVYEPIAEDKDIALCLAIDRNAEVRGDRDLLFEAIANLVDNAVKFTPRGGRVTLELVSDDKTVRVGVSDTGPGIGEGEREAVLRRFYRSDKMRNTPGVGLGLSLVAAIVKLHGFRLTICPTPGGRVEILAAARAMSRGAAASDPTRSRHASLAPM from the coding sequence ATGCGCCAGATTGAGTTCATCCGTTCGAACACCTTCCTCTGGACTGCTGCGGTGGCGGCCACGCTGGCACTGTTCGTCGCCGCCCTGTTCGCCTTCATCTACTGGAAGATCGACGACTACCTCGTCATGCGATCCGACCGCATGATCGCAACGCAGCTCAACTTCCTGGCCGAGCTGCCGCCCGCCCGCCTCAACGACGCGATTTCCGATCATCTCAAGCAGGACTCCAGGGGCGTGCAATATGCCGGCCTGTTCGACGCCACGGGCGTTCGCCTTTCCGGCAATATCGCGCGCTTGCCACCGCAGCTCGATCTCGGCGGGCCGGTGCAGAGCGTGCGGCTCGCCCGGCTCGCGCCGCCGGCAGCTCACGAAGCCATCGTCAAGGCCGCGGGCAGGCGGCTCGGCAACGGCCACATCCTCGTGATGGGGCGTAATGTCGACGAGATGCGCGAGATCTCCAGTGTCGTCGGGCAGGCGCTGCTGCTCGGTCTGCTGCCGGCATTCTGCTTCTGCCTGCTGGCCGGGGCCTGGCTCAGCATCCGCGCCCAGCGGCGCGTCGAGCAGGTGAACCGGCATGTTCAGCGCATCGTGGCCGGCAATCTCCGCGAGCGGCTGCCGCAGACCAATGCGGACGATCCGTTTGCGCGACTGGCCAGGATCGTCAACGGCATGCTCGATGAGATGGAGACAACGATCAACGCGCTGGCCGGTGTCGGCAACGACATTGCCCACGATCTCAGGACGCCGCTTACGCGGGTCCGCCTGGCGCTGGAGCGCGGTCGTACGCACGCGGCCACGCTGGAGAACCTTCAGGACGTCGTGGACAAGTCCATAGCCGGCATCGACCAATCGCTCGCGATCATCACCGCGTTGCTGCGCCTGGCCGAAATCGAGAGCGGCAATCGCACGGCCGGATTCGGTGATGTCGCGCTCGACGAGATCCTGCGGCAGGTATGCGACGTCTATGAACCCATCGCCGAAGACAAGGACATCGCGCTTTGCCTCGCGATCGACCGCAACGCAGAGGTGCGGGGCGATCGGGACCTGCTGTTCGAGGCGATTGCCAATCTCGTCGACAACGCCGTCAAATTCACGCCGCGCGGCGGAAGGGTGACGCTCGAACTGGTGTCGGACGACAAGACCGTGCGCGTCGGCGTGAGTGATACAGGTCCCGGCATCGGCGAGGGAGAGCGGGAGGCGGTGCTGCGGCGGTTCTATCGCTCCGACAAGATGCGCAATACGCCGGGCGTGGGGCTGGGACTGAGCCTCGTCGCTGCCATCGTCAAGCTACACGGCTTTCGCCTGACCATTTGCCCTACGCCCGGCGGACGGGTGGAGATTCTCGCCGCGGCGCGAGCGATGTCACGCGGGGCCGCGGCATCCGACCCCACTCGCTCGCGTCACGCGAGCCTCGCGCCGATGTGA
- the rpoH gene encoding RNA polymerase sigma factor RpoH: protein MPTSHAGLSKIDFAVPARPTATALANAYSTAIGRYDLLEREQEQQLARRWQETRDGDAANALVTSHLRLAAKVARSYRGYGLPFADLMAEANLGLVIAASRFEPGRNSRFSTYAMWWIKAAIHEYILRSWSLVKIGTTAAQKKLFFRLRGEMRKTAGGAVVGLTPDVVEAIAAKLNVSERDVIEMDCRLRGDLSLNARVGGDEQGAEWETLLVDEASDAEAILADQDQTERRSGALRAALEVLTGRERRVLEARRLAEHPPTLDQLARELSISSERVRQIEIRAFAKVRQAALRATQAPSLAPTASDAERVFI, encoded by the coding sequence ATGCCAACGAGTCACGCGGGTTTGAGCAAGATCGATTTCGCCGTGCCGGCCAGGCCTACAGCGACCGCCCTGGCCAATGCGTATTCCACAGCGATCGGCCGCTACGATCTGCTCGAGCGCGAGCAGGAGCAGCAGCTTGCGCGGCGCTGGCAGGAGACGCGGGATGGCGATGCCGCGAATGCGCTCGTTACGAGCCATCTCCGCCTCGCCGCCAAGGTCGCGCGGAGCTACAGGGGATATGGTCTGCCGTTCGCCGATCTCATGGCCGAGGCCAATCTCGGGCTCGTGATTGCTGCGTCACGGTTCGAGCCCGGCCGAAACTCGCGGTTCTCCACCTATGCGATGTGGTGGATCAAGGCCGCCATCCACGAATACATCCTGCGCTCCTGGTCGCTGGTCAAAATTGGAACGACGGCAGCCCAGAAGAAGCTGTTCTTCCGGCTCCGCGGCGAGATGAGGAAGACCGCCGGCGGCGCGGTGGTGGGGCTTACGCCCGACGTTGTCGAGGCGATTGCCGCCAAGCTAAATGTGTCCGAGCGGGACGTGATCGAGATGGATTGCCGCCTGCGCGGCGATCTGTCGCTGAATGCGCGGGTTGGCGGCGACGAGCAAGGTGCCGAGTGGGAAACCCTGCTGGTGGACGAAGCGAGCGACGCCGAGGCCATCCTTGCCGATCAGGATCAGACGGAGCGTCGGTCCGGTGCCCTGCGCGCTGCGCTCGAGGTCCTCACGGGGCGGGAGCGCCGCGTGCTGGAGGCGAGGCGGCTCGCTGAGCATCCGCCGACACTCGATCAGCTCGCCCGCGAGCTCTCGATCTCAAGCGAACGCGTTCGGCAGATCGAGATTCGCGCCTTCGCGAAGGTCAGGCAAGCCGCGCTCCGTGCCACGCAGGCGCCATCCCTGGCGCCAACGGCCAGCGATGCTGAACGCGTTTTCATTTGA